The genomic segment ccATCTCATACATGCTGTATGGGTGACGTCTGGTGAGTGTCcaggccatggaaaaactgggacattttcagctttcaggaactgtgtacagatccttgtgacatggggccgtgcattataatgctgaaacatgaggtgatggcggcggatgaatggcatggcaatgggcctcaggatctcgtcacggtatctctgtgcattccaacttgccattgataaaatgcaattgtgttcgttgtccatagcttatgcctgcccatacaataTCCCCACCgaaaccatggggcactctgtgcacaacgttgacatcaacaaaccgctcacccacatgacgccatctgcccggtgcagttgaaaccgggattcatccgtgaagaacatacttctccagcgtgcctgttgccatcaaaggtgagtatttgcccactgaagtcggttacacaCCAAacagcagtcaggtcaagaccctggtgaggatgacgagcacgcagttgagcttccctgagacggtttctgacagtctgtacagaaattattcggttgtgcaaacccattttcatcagctgtctgggtggctggtctcagacgatcccgcaggtgaagaagccggatgtggaggtcctgggatggcatagttacacatggtctgcggttgtgaggccagttggacgtactgccaaattctttaaaaccaCGTTGaaggctctggtggacattcctgcagtcagcatgccaattgtacgttccctcaaaacttgagacatttgtggcatagtgttgtgtgacaaaactgcaccttTTAGTGTGGCCATTTAttgtgcacctgtgtaacgatcatgctgtttaatcagcttcttgatatgccacacctgtcaggtggatggatttatcttagcaaaggagaaatgctcactaacagggatgtaaacacatttgtgtacGAAATCTGaataaaataagctttttgtgcgcagCTGAACAtatctgggatgttttatttcagctcatgaaacattggaccaacactttacatgttgcgtttatatttttgttcagtgtaaattaaaAGCCTCCAAGGGAATCTAGGAGACAAATGTGAAAGACAAGGTCATTGCTATTGCAAGCTGAATATCGCCATCTTGTGTCCATCGAAGGGAGCAATTGAGCATCATGTCATTTAAACTAGCGCAACTGTGCTTCTTCTGTTTGCAGCATTACCAATATGCTGAATTAATGGGAGCAATCACATTAAATGACAAACATGTTTACACATTACAGTAGTCAGTGACATTCTGCTTTGTCAGCAGCTTTTTCAGTTGGAGGCAAGGTAGTGTTTTGAACTCACCAACTCTGGAATAATGCATCTGCTTCACTGCAAACATCGAGTGATAACAGTGATAGCCAACAGGCAAAAATGAGAATATCAAAAGACGTGATAGAATAATGTATTTTATTCTCATATACTTTTAAGAAATACACAAAGCTATGGTCGCCCCATCCTCACAAAAACCTATGATCCCCCACTATCGGATAAGTGCGTTCTCCAGCTCTGAAGACCAAGGATTTGGCCAAGCACCTTCCCAATTACAGTATGTCACTGATTGATCGAAGGGGTCTGAGGAGGAGGGAGTAGCTAAGTCTGTGGATATGAAAGAGTGAGACAGCATTATCGTGTAAAATAGTTACGTTTAATTACTGAGGCCTAAAAAAAGTTTAACTTCGGTAAGACAAATGTAGCAAATGTTAACTACGGAGTCCATTTAACTGCGCTGTACTGGATTAGCTGGTATAGCCAAGAGAAAGGTGAGTCCCATGAAAATAAGATCATCTGCACCCTCTCTCCCATCATCTTCACAAGGACGCAATTAATAATGTGCAACAATAATTTAGGTTTACATAACCACGTGAAACTAAAGACCCTTTCACAATCTCAAGAGAAACTGCACATAAGGAATGAATTATTTTGCAGACTCAAGatgcagacaaaacagagaagcttacaaaacaaaaacatcaaAGTTCAGCGGAGGGGGAAAAAATGATCAACTACAGATCAAATGGGGGTTCTGATGCAGGTGCGCTTCTGAGGGTATTCAGAGGTCATGGACGATGAGAATGTTGCCCTTTATCGTAGGATCCCATTGGGGGGGGGGTTCGTGATAGGGACTTGGAAGGTGACCTAAAGGTTACGCCATggggcagtatgttctgagaagtCTCCTGGCCCAACGTCAGAGGGGTCACAGGTAAGTAAGTCTACAGACTACTCCCATCCAGGGGGGAGGGAGCGTGGACCGACAGACAACTCCCATCAAGCAGCTAAGAATCTTTGTCAGCTCACATTTTTTAAAAGTTCTCAGCGAACTGAGACTGCTAAATTCAGGATTCCTCACTGAATAGAAGCAACTATATGAGTCTGGAAGGAATCATAAAGTTGGCTTTTAAAAATATGCTGTTAACCTGCGGGCTGGTTAATATCTTATCTGCAATGCCCTTCAAGTCTATGCTGAAGAAGTGTTGGCGTTTGAGTCTTCCTGGATTCAGTTGGCGATTCATACATCTCAAGCCAATCAGAGTCCACTCAGTTCACTCTCAACTTCAGTTAAGCCACAAGTCTGAGGAGAAAAAGATGCATTCCCAACCAAAACTGGCTATCCAGCGCAACAAACACAGTCCAAATCCAAAGGGCGCCAGCCGAGTTTATCAGGTAACAAGAATGTATAACCTGCAGGTTCCTCAGAATCCACTGGTTTGGGTGTCCATGAAAACCTCAACAAGGCTTCTGTAATCTTTTAGCCTGCGGTTTCATAGAACAATTTACATCTTGGACGCCTAGACGAAATCTACACTTTCGGGGGCTTGGGCAGTGGTAAGCTTCATTGCGTGACCCATGACGTCTTCAACAGGCCCAGTCTCTTGTCCGTATCCTCACTCGCCCTCTGGTTCATGACGGTACGTAAGTGTTCAGACTGGGGCACATGGGGCAGCCTAAAGCGGTTCACCGACCGCAGCCTAAAGCGGTTCACCATCCTTTGTCTCCCCACACAGGTTCTCAGACCATGTAAGAGTTCTGGTTCTTCAGCTTGTCCAGTTCTTTGCTCTGCTGTCTCAGGAACAGTATTCTGGTAGAAAGCGGGAGATAGAAAGggacagttttaagaaaataaacaaCGTATCGTGAAGACGAATTCCTAGTGTGTGTCTGTCATTTTCTTACCTTTGTTCCCGCAGCGTGGCCTGGATCTCACACACTCTGACTAAAGATCGGAGGTTTTTGAGTTCGGTGCAGATCTCGGACATGTGGAGACTGCCCATGTTGTGGGCATCCTCCCGTAACCGTGCTGCCTGAAAGAGAAAGGCGGCACTATTAATTGCGTCCTTGTGAACATGATGGGAGAGAGGGTGCAGATGATCTTATTTTCATGGGACTCACCTTTCTCTTGGCTATACCAGCTAATCCAGTACAGCACAGTTAAATGGACTCCGTAGTTAACATTTGCTACGCTTGTCTTACCGAAGTTAAACTTTTTGAACTCATGAACCTTTAAGTATTGAGGTCAAATCTCAATAGAAAAAAGGGAGAGAAAAAAAGTCAGCTTTCTTCAGAAGGAAATGTATTTTACTACTGGTCAGTCAGACTACCAAAAAGCCTACGCTCACATTGTCTAGGGTCCTAGTTCTGCCTAATGGTTCCATAACCTTCTATAAATGTGTGCAAAAGTTTAAGTGGGCATGTCTTGCCAGTGTGCCGGGGCAGGCAGCTCACCCTCTCCCGCTTCTGACTGGCCAGCCCCAGCGTGGTTTGTTAGTTCAGCTCTTTGTAGTAGAGGCGAGTGCTAAATATTGACTACAACTAAAAAAAACGTCCATCAAAGGGATTTGGTTCCCTCATCTGTCCACCAGGTCTCCATTAGCAGCAGCAAACCAAATGACAGTATCCCACTACCACATGGCATCCCAAACCAAAGAGTGAGCGAGCTAGCCACGCACTTTATTTTATCAACTCCAAACAGGGAAGAAGTGGAGGGTGCTCAACCAACGAGGTGCAACCCAGTTTTTTTTTTCATCAAAACTGAAAAGAGTGCTGTGCCTTTTCAATCAACTCCAAACAGGAAGTTACCCGAGTGGCGTTGAAAGTGTAGCTACTGCCATCTACGAATTTTGATTGTATGGTAGTGCTGTCTACACTAAATGCAATATAAATTGCCGTTACGTATTAATACGCACACAACTCAAATACATGCATATATCCTACTAACATCAAAGCATGACTAGTCCAAGTCTTAATTCAACAGTAGCAACTTCTGTGTATCACGGTTATATCCACACAGTGTGGTATAATTTTGATGATGACTGTATTTAACCGATTGGTCATATAgttgacagacacacagacaggaaaAACTCCTAACTCGACATTCACTTACGTCGAGCATCCCATTGTGCACCCAAATACTTTATTCTACTACAAACTTTTGAGTTGAGCATGACAATTCCTTTTCTAAACAACTAACTCAACATTGAATGAGCAACCCATTGTCCCACTTCACAGTGGAGGCCCTACCTGCTTCTCGATGTGCTCGGCGGGCCAGTTCTGGATGTGCCTGATGAGGTTCTCGTCAAAGTGAGAGGCCAGCGAGGGAGTGAAGGAGCCAGAAGTGCTGGTCAGGGCTGAGGCTGCGTTGGGAACCGAGTGGCCGCCGGTGGCGTTAGGTCCTGGTGGTGGACTCCCCTGAATGCTGGACGACAGAGACAGCAGAGAAGTATAAGGACCAGGGGGAAACAGAATATAGCGCCATCCAGAAACGACCTCTAGTCTAACACCTAGACACCTGTTTTGATTGGAAAGGATTGGATAAGTTGCTACTACCCATATATAAACAATCCTTCAGGATATAGACAAGTGCCTCTACGTCTCAACTAGGTCAGGGGCACAAAAGGTAGGTGACATTACGCGTAAGGACGTTtgtccacaaaaaaaaaaaaaaaaagacactcAACCAGTGATACTATTCTTCTGACAAGGATACAAACAGGATTGCTGTACTTCCATTTCATAAGGCTGTTTATATTGTGGGAGCATACAAGTAAATGTTGCGTGTCTACTAAGAACCATTCCACGAATTTCAAACTACCTCCGCTGTTGGAGAGTTCGGGGGTCCTCTGGACGTTTCTCTGCTGAAGCCTGCTGAGAAACTGGTCCTGGTTTCACTGGGGTAACCTGCAGAGGGACAAAATAAGAACAATGAAAgcaagaaagagggaaggagaagagagcagaggaggacGGCGATAAGAGCGGTGAGGTGGGGGAGGAAGAGATACACTGAGATCACAGGGTTAAAATGACAAGTTTCCAGTTTCCGTGGAGGCGCAGACCTTTGGTTGGGAGGAGGCGGGAGGCATGCTGAGCAGGGGTTTCTGGGTAAGGACGTTGGTCTGGGGCGTGCCGTTCCTGGGCGACACGTATGAGCGGGGCGAGGAGGCGTCCGACGTTAGCGATATGGGCGACTGACTTGCCTGCAGGGCCGCTATTGGTTCGTGTCCAGGAGGGGAATAAGACAAAGAAGGTACTATGTTTAATACGAACAGCCTTCATATCACATACACAAAGGGTATTACTACATTATACATACGCCTAGAAGGACATGTCATTCTAAAAGTTGCTTTTTTCTTATGCATCCAAAACTTTAATGAACAGCAGTGGCTATCTTTGCTTAGAGGACAACCCTGGTTAAATACATCAATAGCAAAAGTTTGATAGATTATTCAACAAACTACCAGACGTTGGTTGCCCTGAACTGAAGGATGCCCATACATCTTCTTGAGAGATATAGaatatttttttagtcatttagcagacactcttatccagagcgacttacatttagtgagtgcatacattattttttttccattttttattttgttttcatactggcccccccgtgggaatcgaacccacaaccctggcgttgcaaacgccatgctctaccaactgagctacatccctgctggccattccctcccctaccctggacgacgttgggccaattgtgcgccgccccatgggtctcccggtcacggccggctacgacagagcctggattacgaaccaggatctctagtggcacagctagcactgcgatgcagtgccttagaccactgcgccactctattGGTCAAATCTTCAGTTAAAGCTTTCAACAATAACGGCTACCCTGAAAACATTCAATAGGAGAATCCTTACAATGTATTTCTATCTGAATAGAATTGTAATGTCAGAGCGTAATGTATATATCAACCCTGAGACACTGAAACGACTAGAGTAAAACCAGTCTAGctaacagagaggtgatggggatgACAGCGGCCATACCTTGGTTGGAGTGTTGAGCAGCTTGGGAAAGAAGAGCAGTGATGTTGAACACAGACGGTCCAGCGATGAGGAGTTTATGAAGCATAGACTGCAAGGAAGCTTGGGTAACAGCAGCCGCGAGGACTGGAGGATAGGGGGGGGGGAAACACACACGGGACAATGACAAACATACCCACAGATACAGGCACCCATAAACGTGTTATGTATGCAACACACAGAGACCGGTCCATACACATAGATAAATAtcaagagaggaggagacaggttattgAGTGACAGTGCTTTTCAAAGGCAGCGTTATACAATAAGCAACTGTAGAAAAGAGGTGAACAGACTAGATATCggactcttaccctacgaggtccggagcctgctggttttctgttctacctgataattaattgcacacacctggtgtcccaggtctaaatcagtccctgattaaaggggaacaatgaaaacatgcagtagaactggcttggaggtccggagttgagtttgagggatatAGGCTATGCAAAACTGTCATTGAATGGGCAGTTTAATGAGATTATTTTATATTTCTAACCCATGTGGTCGGTGAGAAACGATTTTCTCAGGATCGCCCATCCACAGGAATAGGACCCACCAACCCCTCCCCTCAATTGAGTTGCTCCCTAAATCTCGATATGATGAATTAAGCCTATTCAATATCTGCTCCTGTCAGAGTAAGAGAAACTCTAGAaaccaaaccaaatgggatgtcTTCTGAAATATCACTCAGAATCAAAACGATTGTTGCTAGATGGAGTACAGCTACGGACCAAAAGTTGCATGTTCGAGTCGCGGACAACTGTAGTCTTTTAGCTAATTCTAACCCTTTTCTTAACCTGCAGCGTtagctctcctaacctgctgctttagctctcctaacctgctgcgttagctctcctaacctgctgcgtcagctctcctaacctgcagcgttagctctcctaacctgctgaatcagctctcctaacctgctgcgtcagctctcctaacctgctgcgtcagctctcctaacctgctgcgtcagctctcctaacctgctgcgtcaGCTCTCCTAACCAGCTGCGTCAGCTCTCCTAACCAGCTGCGTTAGCTCTCCTAACcagctctcctaacctgcagcgttagctctcctaacctgctgctttatctctcctaacctgctgctttagctctcctaacctgctgctttagctctcctaacctgctgctttagctctcctaacctgctgcgtcagctctcctaacctgctgcttcAGCTCTCCTAACCAGCTGCGTCAGCTCTCCTAACCAGCTGCGTcagctctcctaacctgctgcgtcaGCTCTCCTAACCAGCTCTCCTAACCAGCTGCGTcagctctcctaacctgctgcgtcagctctcctatctctctcctaaCCAGCTCTCCTAACCAGCTGCGTCAGCTCTCCTAACCAGCTCTCCTAACcagctctcctaacctgctgcgtcaGCTCTCCTAACCAGCTGCGTcagctctcctaacctgctgcgtcagctctcctaacctgctctCCTAACcagctctcctaacctgctgcgttagctctcctaacctgctctCCTAACcagctctcctaacctgctgcgttagcTCTCCTAACCAGCTCTCCTAACcagctctcctaacctgctgcgttatctctcctaacctgctatgtaaagTCCCTTCTGAAGCCAAAACCACTGGCTTTGTCGTCATATGATAACTCCAGACATCAGAGAATCCAAATGTGTGTTTCACATTTCAGAATAGCGAAGGCTTTTATCAATAGCTATGCTACATCTATAGATATAACAATGACATCATACTCCAGAGTTTCCCTTTTAAACCAATAAGCTATTTGGACCCAGGTCTGCTAAAGATCAAGCAGGAGAAATGCGGTGTTGGCGACTCACCCTCGTTGATCTTGGCCATGTCCATGCTGCCATTGCTCATCTGCAGGGTGGCCTGCAGCGCTGGGAGGAGCTGCCGCAGGAGGGCGGGGTCTTGGAGCAGGCCAGAGGCCTGGGATTGGACAGAGGGGGACACGGGGAccatggaggaggaagaggagggggtggggttaGAGCCAGAGGCTTGGTTCAGGCCCGGATTGGCGGAGGAAGAGGACTGGGAAGGAGTAGAGCTGGAGGACGACTTGTCCCCTGAAGTACTCTCTGTGGAGGGAAAGGAAGAACAAGACTGATATATAGGATGCACCTCTGTAGTTCAGACTGACttgatatatatacactgctcaaaaaaataaagggaacactaaaataacacattctagatctgaatgaatgaaataatcgtattaaatacttttttctttacatagttgaatgtgcggacaacaaaatcacacaaaaagtatcaatggaaatcaaatttatcaaccccatggaggtctggatttggagtcaccctcataattaaagtggaaaaccacactacaggctgatccaactttgatgtaatgtccttaaaacaagtcaaaatgaggctcagtagtgtgtgtggcctccacgtgcctgtatgacctccctacaacgcctgggcatgctcctgatgaggtggcggatggtctcctgagggacctcctcccagacctggactaaagcatccgccaactcctggacagtctgtggtgcaacgtggcgttggtggatggagcgagacatgacgtcccagatgtgctcaattggattcaggtctggggaacgggcgggccagtccatagcatcaatgccttcctcttgcaggaactgctgacacactccagccacatgaggtctagcattgtcttgcattaggaggaacccagggccaaccgcaccagcatatggtctcacaaggggtctgaggatctcatctcggtacctaatggcagtcaggctacctctggcgagcacatgggtggcatttctttggggggccgcacagccctcccacaccatgactgacccaccgccaaaccggtcatgctggaggatgttgcaggcagcagaacgttctccacggcgtctccagagtctgtcacgtctgtcacatgtgctcagtgtgaacctgctttcatctgtgaagagcacagggcgccagtggagaatttgccaatcttggtgttctctggcaaatgccaaacgtcctgcacggtgttgggctgtaagcacaacccccacctgtggacatcgggccctcataccaccctcatggagtctgtttctgaccgtttgagcagacacatgcacattcgtggcctgctggaggtcattttgcagggctctggcagtgctcctccttgcacaaaggcggaggtagcagtcctgctgctgggttgttgccctcctacagcctcctccacgtctcctgatgtactggcctgtctcctggtagcgcctccatgctctggacactacgctgacagacacagcaaacctttttgccacagctcgcattgat from the Coregonus clupeaformis isolate EN_2021a chromosome 14, ASM2061545v1, whole genome shotgun sequence genome contains:
- the LOC121580607 gene encoding WW domain-containing adapter protein with coiled-coil, which encodes MVMHTRKQPRLSDGCNDRRDSQPNQTHKSQPKSQSTTLHRHDKMRDGLSDPTPPYKMLRHSDESPVNKHSDGHSKTKTFHTLRGQDGGPSCSPQENSHNHSSNLHSNQTKASDTPHEPADDWSEHISSSGKKYYYNCRTEVSQWEKPKDWLERELRQKDPSKRESNTFPKDRDYRRESVDTATTKSTSGDKSSSSSTPSQSSSSANPGLNQASGSNPTPSSSSSMVPVSPSVQSQASGLLQDPALLRQLLPALQATLQMSNGSMDMAKINEVLAAAVTQASLQSMLHKLLIAGPSVFNITALLSQAAQHSNQAALQASQSPISLTSDASSPRSYVSPRNGTPQTNVLTQKPLLSMPPASSQPKVTPVKPGPVSQQASAEKRPEDPRTLQQRSIQGSPPPGPNATGGHSVPNAASALTSTSGSFTPSLASHFDENLIRHIQNWPAEHIEKQAARLREDAHNMGSLHMSEICTELKNLRSLVRVCEIQATLREQRILFLRQQSKELDKLKNQNSYMV